atggaCGCAGCCTACAGCCATCCCCCATACAACTACATACAACTATGGGGGCCTGTTGGCCCCCATAACTTAAGTCCATCATGCCATACTGCCAACTGCTTTAAGTGGTAGCCCAGCTGTCCATATTCACTTAGCCTAGCTTCTCAGTTGCATCTGGCATTGTGTCAGGAAGAGTGCTGAGCCTATCTATTGACTTTCTGCATTCGACCTTGGATGCTCTGCTGGCACCCATTAGTCACTGCCGTCCTTCATCACAGCAGCTGAGATGGCATGTAATGAAATTGTTGAACAGCTGCTCCAATCTTCCATATAATGAAGCCAATCACTGAGGAAGAAGCCATTTCAATGACTAGCGAAGAGAGTACTtcattgaaatgaaattttctaaaacaaattacttctgtatttttctacaTGGTAggtaaaagcagaaatgttttaacCATGAGAATTTCTGTTGGTGGCATTCTAAAAAGAGGCTCTCTGATTAATCCCTTTTCCTATTTTAAGTGACCAAATTTAAGATTCAGTCATGTACGATAGCTAAACTGTGAACTGTTTATTTTGCAGGAATGAAGGTTTCGTACCAAGTGCTTATTTGAGAAAGTTATCTCTGAATGATGATGAGCCAAGGTGAATCGATATGCAGCCATCCACTGCCTAAATGTTTTCCTCACCACTCTAGTAAAGATTAGGCAATATCTCtggaatatatttctttttaaataactttctgAGTACTAACCATAAAGTTTCCTGAAAGGTATAGAATCAGATACAATTTGACTCATACATTAATTCATAAAACAACAGTTGAAAatcctggttttgtttaaatcaaTAGGGTTTTGCCACTGCCTTCAATGATGCTGGGATTTCAACCTTTGTACTCTCACTTCAGCATTAAATCAGCCTTGCTAGCACTCTTGTGCCTTTGTACCCGTGTGAGTAGTCCTGTGCAGGGTAAAGGGAATCCAGGTCTATTGAAGTGATACATTAGacccatcttttcctttttagtaaGGTGACGTGACATTGTAAGCATTAGATATATGCCTAAGTATTTGAATGAAAATCTGACAGAAACATAGCAGATTGTCTCATAGTTAACCATACTGGACAAGATTCAGAGGTGTCCTTAAAAATACCCCTACTCCCTGTTCTTACAGTATCCCGTAAAAGGCAGCATAAATAAGAATCATCATTATTTCTGCACAAGAGGTTATTTTAGAGGCCCCTTTTTCTGCCACATGAACTCATCCTGTTGTCTGTTATGCTAAGAACATTTATTTGGGAAGTTTAGGATCGTGTGGTTTTGGAAATCTTCCATGTAAATTTTGAAAAGGTAGATGCAATCTCTTCATAAGGTCACTAAAGGGATATGTCGTTTCATTGCCTGTTACAGCATGCACAGAGAGTATTTGGCTTTCCAACACATTGCACAGTGGAGGGGAAAGGCTGTACGAGTGTTTACCAAGTCATAAAGAAATCCAGATAATTAAATATGTCTCAACTTTTTTAAATATGCACCTTAGACCATGGCATAACTACTCAAAAAATACATATAGTATGACTTTTAACCTAAGGAAGGCACTACTTCAGCATgttgttttgtcttttcagcGGAAACTCCAGTGTCAGTGAACAGACATTGGCAGAAGAGCAGAGTATTGCTAAGCATGAGTGAGTATATAGAACATGTCTTCATGAGACCCAAAGATTCTTTGGGCAGAGATTGTCTTTCCACTTTACATGTCCACTATACCTAAAGCAGTAGTATCCTAGAGATGGCTGtcataataatgataataatgatagATATTATCATCAGCAACATCCCTGCCTACAGACTTTCAGAGGCAtgaatgtatttgttttcagaaaaaaaaaaaggcatttagaCAAATTAGCCTAGTATACTAATAAAGGAACTCTTCATAAAAGTGAACTATTGAAAATACTTCATTGGAGCTCCTTGAACTGATCTGACAGAGCGTATTAGGCTTGTTTCCTCTGTTTGGGATCTCTCAGTTTACTTAAATATTACAATAACCAGAAGGTTCAAGATCAGAGGAGAATTACGCACCTCCCAGGTTTTAGGGAGTCAGCTGCGTTGTGGTCTGCAGGAGACAGAACAAACTACCTCTGGTAGAGCTCCTGGCAGAGCATTAGAGCAGCAGGGTCCTCCTCCAAGGATTTACTGTAAAAAGTCAGAGTCACAGGGTGGGGCCAGATATTACAGGAGAAGAGCCACTGGATGGATGAGAGGAAGCAGAGGGGAGCTAGTGGTTTCCCTTTTATCTCATGGCCTAAAATCACACATGCAGGAAAAGTCCCAGGTCTATCCTCtggcttttaaaagcagttttgaaaagattttgtctggcatttttctgtgtctgctgTGCGATATTCAGCAATCAGCCTGTGAATAATAAACCCaatatttctctttccagtTGGTATGCTGATAGTATCTCCCGTACCCAGTCTGAGCAGCTGCTCCGTCAGAAGGTCCTACCTATCCTTTACCACTTGTATATGAACAACCatggaaatgtttctgtgtCTGTTGTGTTTGCTATACTGCGTAGCTAGAGGATGCTGACGCTCTTCAAATAGCTGTAGTATTAGAGTGCTAGAAACTCTTGTGCTAACTCGGTGTCGATAAATAGATCTCCAAAAACGCCTGGATGCGTTAATGGCTCTTCTACATAAATGAACAAATGATGCACCTCTAAAATATGCTTGGAACAAAGCCTCACTGAGTGCATTTCCCCTCAAAGCTCTGCCTTTTGATTCTACCTCTAGGCCTGTGTTGTTTGCTCCGGTGTGGCTCTTTCTGCTGGTTAGTCTAGAGGAATCCTCTGTGACAGTTTTACACTATACAAATATGGAGTAAAAGAAGTTCACCCAGACAAGCAGATAACCCTGAGCAAACTCAGTGCTATGCCCACCGAGCGTTGGCTGCATGCAGCTGACTAAGAGCAAGGATGGACAGCATCACAGGCCTAGTCGGGTGTACAAGTCTTTACAGCAGACAATGGCAGAAGGACTTGTCCATGTACCTTCCTGGAGGAGACCCAGCCTCAGCCATACTTTGCCCTTCAGTGTGCTGTGTAAACAAGTTTTCCTCTTGTGGCTTGCTGCTTTCTCACAGCCAGTCTTATTGGTACACATCCACTAAAAACTTTGATATAACCCAATCCTTTGGGAGTCTTGGTTCAGCATGCTTTCCCTTTGACCTGCATGATACGTTCGGGAATGAAATTCAAGTGTGGCAAATCACTGGAGAAAGGCAGTTATGTCCCAGTCCCAAAAGGCACTGGATACTCCTGGCTCCAGTTAACTTTATTCAGATGGGATGTATGTGGCAGTATTTGGGTCTTATAATGTGTACTGTCTCTGGAGGGAACATGAGGAAGGAGATGGGATTAACAACTCTCCGTCTCCCCAGTCATAAACCTGTGTCTTCGGACAAAAACAAAATTGCAGACTACTTGCTTCATGTCTGGGGTGGGGTACAACTCAcctaatttaaaacatttacagtGAGATACCACAACCAGTTACCTGGACCCTCTTTTTAGTggagagaaatatttctggGGCGTAGTTCATCTTGTCCTAATGTAGTCCTTAAAGGTGGTCAGATGAGTCACGTTTCTCCTCTCCTTTGTGGATATTACAGTGTAAAAGCCTAAagttcactgaaataaatccCAACCTCATTGTTccttgtaacttttttttttaattagggtAAAGAAGGTGCTTTTATGGTTCGGAAATCTAGCCAAGCAGGAATGTATACTGTGTCTGTGTTCAGCAAGGTTCCTGAGTGAGTATCCAAAGAATGTGTACCATTTCTATGAGCATGCTATGGGCATGCTGCTTGGTGTGACTGGTCAACAACAAAATTTCTATATTTTGTGAAAGGTGAACCTTGGGCACATCCAGGTCATATTAGTTACTTGAATTCATACATGATAGTGGCTTCCTGAATGGGGGAATGGAGGTCCAGGATTGTCTCATCTAAACATAGGCATGTAACAGACACATAATCTAGGGGAATAGCGGGGTGTcaaaagtgagagagaaagaaggaaaaggaaagtggaataggaaggggaagagaaaggaatttcttcaaaattagTTGTAGAATCATTGCAAGGGCAGCATGTGAAAGTCTTTTGTTCTAGATGTAACTGTTGGGAGACAAGTACTAACCATCAGACTACATTAGAGTATACAGCAGAAGTCTCCAATGTGCTAGAGCCTGTACCACATAGCCAGCAGGAGttaaggggggaaaagaagacTAAGGCAAATACAACAGTTTTCCTGGTTATATCTAgtgcatatttttgttttttggcCAACTGGGGGTGTTGCAGTTCATTCAGCAACTAACTAATCTATTAAGGCATGGGCTGGAAGGCACTTTGCAAGGCTTTGACAGGTACTGCATTTTGTGatgtttttcagaagtaaaaaaggAACAGTCAAACATTATCATGTGCACAAAAACCCTGAGAACAAGTATTACCTCGctgaaaattactgttttgaatCAATTCCCGAGCTTATACACTACCATCAGCACAATTCGGCCGGTAATCCTATATGTTCTTTCTACTTGATTAGCTTTGGCTTAGGCTTCTGGACTTCTCAGCATTATGGTGAATCTCTTCCAATACTGAATACTTTAAATATTGAAACATCTTTTGGGAGAGTTTGGGTGGAACTTGATCTAACATATGCACAATCCACACAGTTGCTTCCCTTTGCTGTACAGCGCTTTTTGGTATCGTACTACCTCTTCTTGCAATACCTTTGCTGGACTAGCCCTTAAgcacagaaaattttcagtCTTGTGAAGTGATGCAGCAGCTGATGAATATTGAATACTGAATATCTGTCATTACCTGGATGGTTGTAATATGGCAGGGAGAGGGGGTACTAATTTCcctgtattttatttgatttcagaAGACACGTGCATATACTATAACCTTTAACAAGTTTTCTTTGTAGGTATGGTGACAAGGCTCCGGCACGCAGTGTCTACACAAGTGAATAAAGTCCCATCCACAGCTTCATTAGGAAATGGTATGAAGataacttttctttctgaaactggTGTCAGTCTTGGCCACCAAGAAAAGAATAACCAGAAAATCATGACTTTTGCTGCTTTTAGGCTTGCAGAGGGTACAGAATCTTTGTTTGGTGGCCATTTCTGCTTGTCCATGCAGGAGGCAACGTGAGAATTTGGGAAGGATGGTCCTTCAGTCAACAGCTCCTTCTGCAGTTTCCTCTTGTCCAGTGTAGCATCGAGACTTTATGGTTCTATGAAATAGGGTACCCATTCCTACGTGTGCATCTAGTCTACATCCAGGGCAATGTGAATGCAAAGGCATTTTATATCAACTTTTATGCTGTGCCCTTTTTAAGGCATTTTATGTCAGGTCTTATATCAACTGTGCAAGACCTTGCATgcttccttccccagcacatCTGAGTCATGGccattcttttccttctccacatTACCTGACACAGTAATACTTGTCCTACAATCTCCTGCAAGAAAATATATCATCATTTGATTCATACATCTTTCTCAAATCTATTTACATGGCTTAAACctaagcagcagcaaacaacACTTGTAGGGAGTGTAGTTTCCTTCTGTAACTTAAACACAAAGCTGAGAGACAGGTATGTTGCTTCTGTGCTGCATGGTTCTGCAACCCTCCAGAGAAAGTGAAGGGATTGCATGTGGGGGATACAATGCTTGCAtctgtccatttttttttttgctaaaggaATTTCTTTTGTCCCACTAGGAATCTGGGagctgaaaagagaagaaattgtcCTGTTGAGAGAGCTAGGGAGTGGTCAGTTTGGACTGGTGTATCTGGGCAAGTGGAAAGGACAATATGATGTGGCCATAAAGATGATTAAAGAGGGAGCAATGTCAGAAGATGAATTCATAGAAGAAGCTCAGACCATGATGTAAGCTATGGCATTGCTtaattatttggaaataatgATGTCTTTAAACATTAACCAGTACTGTATAGCACACACAGGAAAGAGAATTTCCTCTTAAAATATCATTAAGTAGCACTGACTACGTTAGGCACAAGCTAAATAGGTAGCCATATAGGATATTTGAAGTATTACCAAAAGAACTTCTCAAAGATTGATATGACCATCTACAAAGTTTTCAGTTAACACCTCTTCCACAACTTCAGAGGTTCCACATATGTCACTTAAAACTCTGCTTCATTAGCATTTATAGGGAAATTGTTAGAAAGCTGTTCCTGACATCCTGCAGGTAGGAATGAGAGACAGACCAATAacagagaaatgtgaaaaatatgaGCATAAGACTTGAAATTTTAGTCTCTGAAGAGGTAAGGATGTTGGAATTTCCAGTGAAATTCCATGAGACAATAATTGAAGCATATGAATTCAAGAATATTTTGTGTATCTCGTATCCTGAAGGAATGCACTACATTCCTGTCAATTAACGATCTGATAGTAGGATCAGGATTCTCAATATAAAAATTTTGCATCATGGTTTTAGTAGAAAACTTTAAGGTCTAAGGTCCACCCCACCAATGTAGATCTATTTTCTCCCACAGTAAGGCTGCACTTTTGTACTGCTAAATCCTATTTCAGGTTTGAATTATAAAGTTGTCACTCCATCAATACTGAGTCTTCTTTGGACTGTCATCAATACCGAGTTTCAAAGTAATCAGCAGAAAGACGCTCAGTtcttcttggaaagaaaaatttgaagTGTGAGATGGGACTGTATCCAGTctcaataatttatttcagtatgtTGTATTAATATTTGAGgaacaaaatttaagaaatgcagaagaatCTTCATTCAttctttgattattttatttttatttatttcaggaaacTGAATCATCCCAAACTTGTTAGACTGTACGGTGTATGCTCAAAATCATATCCCATCTATCTAGTGACGGAATACATGCCTAATGGCTGTTTGCTTAGCTATTTAAGGAGTCACGGGAAGGAACTACAACCCCTTCAGCTTCTGGAAATATGTTATGATGTTTGTGATGCTATGGCATTTCTGGAAAGCTGTCAATTCATACACAGAGATTTGGTAAGCTATCCCACGGGAGAAGTGGAACAGGGAAGGTAGGGGGATGACCTAACACTAGGCAGTCCTACCCCTCAGGATCACCCACAGCTGCACTGGCTCTGTTGGCACTCACCCCAGAAACCATTGTGGTCTGCTGAACAGAGACACCCAGCTGGCTCATTACAAGGCAGCTTTGGATGAGCAGCACTGAAGCCACGTGTAAACAGCACTGCCCACAAGCTAATATGCTGTGCTTCATAGCTGAGCTGGGAGGTCTACAGCACTGCATGCTGTGCTCCTGCATTTATGGGCTCTAGCATCAAAGATTTATGCACCACCTGGCAGCACAGATATCCAATTGTAAAATTAGTCCACTGAAGAGAATGGTTCTGTCCAAAGATGCTGCAGTCCTCTGGGAGAAAGTAGTGCAATATTAAAGATTTGGGTcccttaaattttttttttatgagctAGGGATTTATCTAATTGGGAGCTATTTCTCTTATAAAGCAAGTGTGAACACTACTAGGATAAACTGGAATTTACTCTGGTGCATTGCAAGCAGGAGCAGAACTTGAAAGCCTGCAGCTACCTAgctcttttaaatacatttgtctGCCAGTTTTCAAGCAAGTATTTCAAGTTGCTTTTGATGAAGGGATCAGACCTTTCAAGGACTTGGACTGAAAGTTTATGCAAAACTTAGCTTTCAAGAATGCTGGCTTTGGGGAAATAAGCCATTACATTATTCGCCTATTAAAAGGGAATCTAGCCAGATTCCTGGTGCATTGTTCTTCAGAGTCAGTAGCAGTATTTTGCCTTCTAACTCTAGATAAAAATATGTTGGAAGATTTGTCACTACTTATGTTACAGACTTGCTTAATTTTCCAACAGGGGTGCAATGTCCTTAGCTAGCATTTTACATGTCTTATTGATGCTTTCAGAGAATTGTCTTTATGTGTAAACAAAGTTGTTAAATCCATACTGCACCAGTTCTCACACTCTGATTCAGAAATCAGGAATACCAGACAACTTAAGTAGCAGAATTCAAGTTGTCAATATAAACTCAGTTTCCTGAAAACTGTCTCTGCAGcatgggaaaacagaaataaaacttcagcTTGATTTCATGTTGAAAACTGTAAATGCAAACGGCATCACAGAAATTACTAAGCATGCAGGCAGAGAATACAGCCTTAGATAACTGTTCCTATGTGATCATTTGCAGAACTAGGCCTATATTGAACTTGTCATAAATCAAGCTGTTTAGATCACCTTTCACTGCTCCACTCTGTAGTGCATTGCAAATAATCCAatcaattttttccctttttgatgCCTTGGTAAATTCTGAGACTACTGAAAAGGACCCTGGAGCAGGATGCCATTTGAAAGACAAGGTTTAGTTTCTGGctctgttgctgtttttctaGGTGAATGTGTGTTTCTcatctctctttcctcctccctcaaTGTCCTTATTTGTAAAGCTGGGATAATGGTAAAGAATGTTTTCAATCAGTAGTCAAAAAGTGAAATAAGAGAGCTACTTACTGTTCCCTTACAGTTCCAAACTAAATTGCTTCAATCAAAGAATGTCATTACTCATTGAAATGCTAGAGGACAGAAATTATTATTAGCAAATTACCAAGACATGTTATTTGCtcccttttgtattttttccactcATGTCTCTTCTCATTTGCATATTAAAGGCTGCTAGGAACTGTTTGGTTGACAGCAATCTTACCGTGAAAGTATCTGACTTTGGGATGACTAGGTAAGTAAAAGAATCGGGAACCTTGTGAAGCTGCGATATTAGTGTACATACAGCTTACTGGGATTGATCAGGTAGCAACTGGCTTTTAGGAAAGTTAAGCCATGGTGTGTGATACAGCtctttgtgtttcctttccATTAATGGGCATAAGCCATTATGAGGTTAGAATAAAGTCTTTCTGTTGTCTCAAAAAGTTAAGGCTTAAAGGCAAATTGCAGCAGAGAGATTTTACTAGTCATGTTTGTTAAAGAAATCTCAGAGTTTACTTTGTGTACAAGATTTTCACCTAATTTGGGTGCCAAACATCTTAATCAGCAGCCTCAATGGAGAGAAGTTGGAGAGGATGAGCAGCCTAGAGAACATGTCCtctgagaagaggctgaggaggCAGGCTGCTTAGTCTggtgaagaggaggctgagagagGATCTAAAAGCTGCCTATACCTACCTACAGTTACTAATCTAATGGAGCCAAATAAGTCTTATCAGTGCCAGGTGATATGAGGACATCGGCCACATGCAGTAGCTTGGGAAGTTCAAGCTGGAGAGTAAAAGAAGTTGTTTCCCCAGGAGGGTGGTGGGACAGTGAAACATGCCAGTCAGGGAGACTACAAGACTGCAGTCTTTGGAGGCTTTTAAGACTTGGCTACACAGAGCCATGGTTGACCTGATCTATGTTGGGAATAATCCTAtttgagcaggaggctgggctAGAATGACCTTACAGAATCATTTCTATGATTCTGCATTATAAGTTGATAAGACAATAGCAATGATCTGTTCTATAGATTATAGCCAATGCTTCTATCAGGTATCCTTCAGGAATTTGAGATTCTGCCCAGGCTTTTCTTAGGAACCTTGTGATGTACAAGGAAGAAGTAGTCAATAGTATTTCACTGTAACTCGATCACAACCAAGTTTGGTTCTTGCATTGTAGGTACGTTCTGGATGACCTGTACATAAGTTCACTAGGAACCAAGTTTCCAGTGAAGTGGTCAGCACCAGAAGTTTTTCATTACACCAAATACAGCAGCAAGTCAGATGTATGGGCCTTTGGTATGTATGGAATTTGacatataaatatgtatgcatatatgcTATTACGTTTGGATTTCCTCAGCTTACTAAGAAGAAATGTTAGACATTTACACACTGAAGGAATGTAAAAAGCAGTTACAGCTTATGTTcttgtttgatatttttatgCATCAAAGCCCTACcatctttggatttttttagccctagtgtttttattttagacaCATAGAAACTCTGCCTGCTCCCCATTTGCTATATATGTGTTTAATACGGTAAAGTAAACTGTTGGCAGTGGGGATCAAATGGTATCTTTGGTGTATCCAGACCATAAATCAGTGCCGACCAAGTCAAAAGAGATTTTCTGTTAGTCGCAGAGGTCAGAGTGGACTCTGTGCATAAGCCAGGTGTGGAAAAGTCTGTGTGAGCTGAGTCTCTGTATCTCAGCAAAAATAAGATGTGTTTGCAGGTCATTTTAACCCAAGAATGTCAAACATTTGAACTTCTACTTCGGTGGTTTTCAAGCTTTGATTTACAAATCTCTGGAGCCTGTTCAGTGTTTCTAAAGGTCTGCAAAAGGTATCAAAGGAAAAGGAGCCTTTTGTGAATGGGCTTAAATTCCACTTATGTAGGTTTGCTCCTCCTGTAGGAAAATTTTGGCAGCTATCAAATTGATGAAAGATTGGCATCCCACTGTTCTTGACATTGAACAATGGGGAataaagaagattaaaaagtgTTTCCAAATGCTGGGCTGCTGCTTAAACTTCAGCTGGTCTCCCAATAATGATGAatctggcagagcagcagctcattCATGCCCTTTACAAGTCATTTATAATATATATGATTAAATCAGAAGTTGGATTTTCTGGtgatatgttttctttttggtcttATCGATGAAAtcctggctccaggctttaTTGTTGTTAACTCTAATATTGTCATTAACTTCAATGAGAAACACTATTTTTCCTTAGGTATTTTCTCGTTTTAACACTACCCATTGATGCAGTGGAAGCAAGGGGAGAGCAGGATCCATCAGGTCTTGTTTGGCTGTTTTTAACTAAAGCGCTTAAAGGGCTAAAGAACTGAACTGAAGTATTTATATCCCAAAAGCAGATGTCAGAGAACAAATAATCttggtttttaatgttttcatcaGGGAAAGCTGGGATTCAGGTACCATTTTATTCTGATCCTGCTGTGATACTACAATGCCCCAGTCGTCAAGCTGGAGGAACATCAAAGATCcaataaatctctttttttaaaaaatcattactgCCAGTATTATATGTcaatatttcataatttttttttactttatggtTGGCATGATTATCACATATgttcagttacaaaaaaaaatgtttcttgcaAAGCTAGCATTATGAACTAATGATTATGATATTATCCAGTGTTACTACTGGTTCAGTATAATCCAGTTTTTATAGGTATATGTAGGTGACACTATAAAGTATTCAGAAGTCTTTCTGATACCAAAGGAGTATATGTCCCACTCACttaaaaaaatgataaaatttttttcttgttattctgTAAAAACATAGATACCTGTACCTGTcatcttgtttttcctttcctctctctctgtacacacacacagatatatCAGGGGATGTTTGtatgtattttgtaaaaatttcAGTCCATGGATAGCTATGTCCTGGGTTTTCTCCATTATTGTCcacattaaatacattttataactAACTTTATAATCTAACTTTACCTTCTTCTGCAgtagaatttttttatatttgggTACAGAATCACACTTGTCAGCCATCTCCATACTTGTCTTTGGACAATATTCTCTGTAAAGAGTCTGATCAGTTACATGTTGCATGTATGTCTTGCTCTGGGAAAAGAGGTTATCTTCCATTTCTTAACTTTCATGTCTTGTCTTCCATTGCCATGAACATTTTTGCAGGTATCTTAATGTGGGAGGTGTTCACTTTGGGAAAGCAGCCCTATGAGCTTTATGATAACATGCAGGTGATTGAGAAAATTTCTCAAGGATACAGACTTTATAGACCGCAGCTGGTTTCAGACATCATCTACCAGATAATGTACAACTGCTGGCATGAGGTATGTGTATCTGCACatataaactggaaaaaaaccaaaataatagGAGCCACTAGGAGTACCTGCTCATAGCTGAACTAATGTTCATAGTGGAAAATATCCCTTATAAAAGCCATTGCCCGTGTGTAGTACATTCTATATAGCAGCGTACTTCAGGACATTGTTAGAACAGgaaactggggtttttttcagaaccatgtatttaaacaaataagACTAAAATAACCTACAATATCAACATAATATACAGGATGAGATTCTTCTCACCTAATTTTAATGGTTTAAAATTTGGATGCTGAGCTAAGCTACTTGTCTAAATTTCTTCCATGATTACAGGACCATGGTCATTTGTCCTTTCTATCTTAGCCACCACAGAATAAAAGATACCTGCTTTCCTATACAGACATCTTAAATAGCAAATGTAGATAGGATGTCTACCTTTTTAGATAGCTAAAGTGTGTGAAATAACCCCACCTTTAGAATGAGAAGGATGTGTTACCCCGTCTGTGAATCTTCCAGGAGTTGTAAGTTAAATGCTGATCATgctcattttattttgagagTTCTGCCTCTTCTGTGCCAAGAATTATGCTGATTTATTGTTCTGCTTTGTCTATATTTTAGTCAGCTGTCCGTGGACCATGACTTGTTTCTCACCAGCAAAAAAGAACTGTTTGGCACATTATTCGTGATACCATGAAATGCCAgtgatgttttggttttggttttttttttaatataattgtcagaaaaatgagaaaaaaacttaattttgagGACATGTTAatgcaaagaaataatattaagCTATCACAACATAAGATAGATAAAAAAGTCACTTTAGTTTTCTTTACCTCATAATCACTGAatgatttcaaaattaaataaccATATCCATAACCTTTGCTTCATTTAGCTACCAGAAAAGCGCCCTGCCTTTTATCAGCTCCTAGCATTTTTTGAGGCACTGAGAGAAGACAACAGAGCTTGAAAAAGAAGATTCAGAAACAGATGACTGTGCATACTGGTTCCACATCACCTGTCTTCTGTATGAGAGCTAAATATGAAATCTGCCTGACAGTAGCCACCCCTATTATTCTGTAAATCAGTGGTGTTTGCATTTAATCAGGGAGTTGACCAAGAAGTGTATGGAGA
The Phalacrocorax aristotelis chromosome 1, bGulAri2.1, whole genome shotgun sequence DNA segment above includes these coding regions:
- the BMX gene encoding cytoplasmic tyrosine-protein kinase BMX — encoded protein: MEKEIILEELLLKKSQQKKKISPINYKKRLFVLTKANVSYYEYDKGKKGSKKGSIEIEKIRCVETVNLEESTPPERQYPFQIVYKGGILYIYASNEKSRERWLAALHKEIKDNSDLLNKYHKGFFIDGQFLCCNQTCKAAPGCTIWEKYVTLCCTTGSVKPLPPVPQTLRKRRNLLQVLSPSKPVLKMAVAKCNYEPEGNSAIQLVRSNKYYILQEEDSDWWKVRDLDGGNSSVSEQTLAEEQSIAKHDWYADSISRTQSEQLLRQKGKEGAFMVRKSSQAGMYTVSVFSKVPESKKGTVKHYHVHKNPENKYYLAENYCFESIPELIHYHQHNSAGMVTRLRHAVSTQVNKVPSTASLGNGIWELKREEIVLLRELGSGQFGLVYLGKWKGQYDVAIKMIKEGAMSEDEFIEEAQTMMKLNHPKLVRLYGVCSKSYPIYLVTEYMPNGCLLSYLRSHGKELQPLQLLEICYDVCDAMAFLESCQFIHRDLAARNCLVDSNLTVKVSDFGMTRYVLDDLYISSLGTKFPVKWSAPEVFHYTKYSSKSDVWAFGILMWEVFTLGKQPYELYDNMQVIEKISQGYRLYRPQLVSDIIYQIMYNCWHELPEKRPAFYQLLAFFEALREDNRA